Proteins encoded by one window of Erwinia pyrifoliae DSM 12163:
- a CDS encoding type II toxin-antitoxin system Phd/YefM family antitoxin, producing the protein MLSFTANQAKTQFGDLMTKAQREPVSITCNGRPAVVVVPAEDYAVLEQLKLEALRTRLTRSIAQMEAGQVHDGDAVFDELMKDL; encoded by the coding sequence ATGTTAAGTTTTACCGCCAATCAGGCGAAAACGCAGTTTGGGGATTTGATGACCAAAGCGCAGCGTGAGCCGGTTAGCATCACCTGTAATGGCCGTCCTGCGGTTGTTGTCGTTCCTGCCGAAGATTACGCGGTGCTTGAACAGCTGAAGCTGGAGGCTTTACGAACCAGGCTGACCCGCTCCATAGCCCAGATGGAAGCCGGACAGGTTCACGATGGTGACGCGGTGTTCGACGAGTTGATGAAGGATCTGTAA
- a CDS encoding type II toxin-antitoxin system RelE/ParE family toxin, producing MGKFTLTDDAKEDMKEIRAYSVQQWNKEVAKVYLEGMRLTMQMLANHPDIGDDVSDRLGAGVRSWLYQSHHLYIVSASAGVTAIGILHQTRLPSTLKKREISD from the coding sequence ATGGGAAAATTCACACTCACGGATGATGCTAAAGAGGATATGAAGGAAATAAGGGCATATTCTGTTCAGCAATGGAATAAGGAGGTGGCGAAAGTCTACCTGGAAGGGATGCGCCTTACCATGCAGATGCTGGCGAATCATCCTGATATTGGTGATGATGTCAGCGATCGGTTAGGGGCAGGGGTGCGCAGCTGGCTTTATCAAAGTCATCATCTGTACATTGTGTCGGCGAGTGCTGGCGTGACCGCGATCGGCATTCTGCACCAAACCCGCCTGCCATCGACATTGAAGAAGCGTGAAATTTCAGATTGA
- a CDS encoding type II toxin-antitoxin system RelE/ParE family toxin translates to MSKQYSIAVAPMAYQCLQDIESFKSGSIGAQQAASLVERLLMDSIKNIKEDPERYRFNAHLSDRGLMLRERLDVESEYRLLYDFDGEHIEILLFISMKQDFDKQLYRYNILK, encoded by the coding sequence GTGTCAAAACAGTATTCAATCGCAGTCGCGCCGATGGCGTATCAATGTTTACAAGATATTGAATCATTTAAAAGCGGAAGTATCGGGGCACAACAAGCGGCAAGTTTGGTTGAACGTCTCCTGATGGACTCCATAAAAAACATTAAGGAAGATCCTGAAAGATACCGCTTTAACGCACATCTATCCGATCGCGGATTGATGTTACGTGAAAGACTTGATGTGGAAAGCGAATATCGCTTGCTTTATGATTTCGATGGTGAACATATCGAAATACTGCTTTTCATCAGCATGAAGCAGGACTTTGACAAGCAACTCTACCGCTATAACATACTAAAATGA
- the cas3 gene encoding CRISPR-associated helicase/endonuclease Cas3 yields the protein MNSPPGYYRYWGKAIAVTPEGETACHLLPWHCLDVAAVAARWWDNSPSLRSQFSAESSPAPQVRAWVLFFVALHDFGKFDIRFQAKAPAALRILNPDGLNISGRLPPWDHGKGGVLCLRNDFRENPASDDSLLSFLDEAPHSKQAWFPWMEAVAGHHGYVVREYDLSDEVMNYPPGLQGRADADRQARMAWLQALERLFLQPVGLCLQDNPPPVFPLLAGFCSVSDWLGSWSSEETFRYQSSVESLDNYFAQRYACDAAIVLERSGLVAQVKPWSGVAALLEKGHAPRQLQTLVDRLPEQPGLTLIEAPTGSGKTEAALAYAWRLLAGGQADSIIFALPTQATANAMYSRLERLATQLFERPNFILAHGYARFNPVFGAVKQRAANVQQAEEGWAQCCEWLSRGSKRAFLGQIGVCTVDQVLISVLPVKHRFIRGFGLGRSVLLVDEVHAYDSYMYGLLEAVLRAQSAAGQSALLLSATLPGHLKQRLLATYPVDNAAQLSSEYPLVTWRGQTQQRHFDLSATPEHLPAETTLLLEHRYLAESEPDELLLQEMVDAAAAGAQVCLICNLVDVAQKTWQRLMAYGQAEVLLFHARFTLTDRIAKEQQVLEYFGPHGNRRQGRILVATQVVEQSLDVDFDWLITQLCPVDLLFQRGGRLHRHQRNRRPAGFSQPLLTVLLPDAEGYGRSGYIYGNTRVMWRTQQLIEAQGATPLPFPAAWRQWIEPVYRPETDDAEPVWVQEGYRAWEQKEFEKRASARLMLKQAEHATPFSDNDQPVRALTRDGEMSVAVIPYYHSEHGKVLLDGQVLDRLSELARPEALVLNLVNVPHSWQSAFLQPMDEQGIIWLPGHLVDEKTEFTGKGQYHFTYSHHEGMEKTG from the coding sequence ATGAATTCACCGCCTGGGTACTATCGCTACTGGGGTAAGGCAATAGCCGTTACCCCCGAGGGTGAAACAGCCTGTCATTTACTCCCCTGGCACTGTCTGGATGTTGCCGCCGTTGCGGCGCGCTGGTGGGATAACAGCCCCAGCCTGAGATCGCAGTTTTCAGCCGAATCAAGCCCGGCTCCCCAGGTCAGAGCCTGGGTGCTGTTTTTTGTCGCGCTGCATGATTTCGGTAAATTTGATATCCGCTTTCAGGCTAAAGCGCCTGCCGCACTGCGTATCCTCAATCCTGATGGCCTGAATATTTCCGGCAGACTGCCGCCGTGGGATCACGGTAAAGGCGGCGTATTGTGTCTGCGTAATGATTTCCGCGAAAACCCAGCGTCAGATGATTCGCTGCTGTCATTTCTTGATGAAGCGCCGCACAGCAAACAGGCGTGGTTTCCGTGGATGGAAGCGGTTGCCGGGCACCACGGCTATGTGGTGCGTGAGTATGATCTCTCCGATGAAGTAATGAATTACCCTCCGGGTTTGCAGGGCAGGGCGGACGCCGACAGGCAGGCGCGTATGGCGTGGCTACAGGCGCTGGAAAGGTTATTTTTGCAGCCTGTCGGTCTCTGCCTGCAGGACAACCCGCCGCCGGTTTTTCCTCTTTTGGCCGGTTTTTGTTCGGTATCAGACTGGCTGGGATCCTGGAGCAGTGAGGAGACCTTCCGCTACCAGTCATCCGTTGAATCGCTGGATAACTATTTCGCCCAGCGCTATGCGTGCGATGCGGCCATCGTGCTGGAGCGCAGCGGCCTGGTGGCGCAGGTGAAACCCTGGTCAGGGGTGGCTGCGCTGCTGGAAAAAGGGCATGCCCCACGGCAGCTGCAAACCCTGGTTGACCGCCTGCCGGAGCAGCCTGGCCTGACGTTAATTGAAGCCCCTACCGGCTCGGGTAAAACCGAGGCTGCCCTGGCCTATGCCTGGCGCTTGCTGGCAGGCGGTCAGGCGGACAGCATTATTTTTGCCCTGCCCACTCAGGCCACGGCCAATGCCATGTATTCACGCCTTGAACGTCTGGCTACGCAGCTGTTTGAGCGGCCTAACTTTATTCTGGCACATGGCTATGCGCGCTTTAATCCGGTCTTTGGCGCGGTGAAGCAGCGCGCGGCTAACGTGCAGCAGGCTGAAGAGGGCTGGGCGCAGTGCTGCGAATGGCTGAGCCGTGGTAGTAAACGCGCATTTCTCGGGCAAATCGGCGTCTGTACCGTCGATCAGGTGCTGATTTCGGTGCTGCCGGTCAAACACCGTTTTATCCGTGGTTTTGGTCTTGGGCGTAGCGTGCTGCTGGTGGATGAGGTGCACGCCTATGACAGCTACATGTATGGCCTGCTGGAAGCGGTACTGCGGGCGCAGTCTGCCGCTGGTCAGAGTGCGCTGTTGCTGTCCGCCACGCTGCCTGGACACCTTAAGCAACGTCTGCTGGCTACTTATCCCGTTGATAATGCTGCTCAATTATCGTCAGAATATCCGCTGGTGACATGGCGTGGGCAAACGCAACAACGTCATTTTGACCTGTCAGCCACCCCCGAACATCTGCCTGCTGAAACCACTCTGCTGCTGGAACACCGCTATCTGGCCGAGAGCGAACCTGATGAGTTATTGCTGCAAGAGATGGTGGACGCCGCCGCTGCGGGCGCACAGGTTTGCCTGATTTGTAATCTGGTGGATGTTGCGCAGAAAACCTGGCAGCGGCTGATGGCATACGGCCAGGCAGAGGTGCTGCTGTTTCATGCGCGTTTTACCCTCACTGACCGTATTGCCAAAGAACAGCAGGTGCTGGAGTACTTTGGCCCGCACGGCAACCGGCGGCAGGGGCGCATTCTGGTCGCCACCCAGGTGGTTGAGCAGTCGCTGGATGTCGATTTCGACTGGTTGATCACCCAGCTTTGCCCGGTGGATTTACTGTTTCAGCGCGGTGGGCGTTTACATCGCCATCAGCGCAACCGGCGTCCGGCCGGGTTCAGCCAGCCGCTGCTGACGGTGCTGTTGCCCGATGCAGAGGGCTACGGGCGTAGCGGCTATATCTACGGCAACACCCGCGTGATGTGGCGCACCCAGCAACTGATTGAAGCACAGGGTGCTACGCCGTTGCCGTTTCCGGCCGCCTGGCGGCAGTGGATCGAACCTGTCTACCGCCCCGAAACCGATGATGCAGAACCCGTCTGGGTGCAGGAAGGTTATCGGGCCTGGGAACAGAAAGAGTTTGAGAAGCGGGCCAGCGCCCGTCTGATGCTAAAACAGGCAGAGCACGCCACGCCGTTTTCTGACAATGACCAACCGGTGCGGGCATTGACCCGCGACGGGGAGATGAGCGTGGCGGTTATCCCTTATTACCACAGCGAACACGGCAAGGTGCTGCTGGATGGCCAGGTACTGGATCGGCTGTCTGAGCTGGCGCGCCCGGAGGCGCTGGTACTGAACCTGGTCAACGTTCCACACAGCTGGCAAAGCGCTTTTCTACAGCCGATGGATGAGCAGGGCATTATCTGGCTGCCAGGGCATTTGGTTGATGAAAAAACCGAATTTACCGGGAAAGGTCAGTATCACTTTACCTACAGTCACCACGAGGGAATGGAGAAGACAGGATGA
- the casA gene encoding type I-E CRISPR-associated protein Cse1/CasA, producing the protein MNLLTDDWIPVRPLSGGEGQQITLQTLLCDDRRWLVALPRDDMEMATFQLLVCLLQTLWMPSDAQQLVQRIRQPLSAREFADGVAGWQQAFDLNHPQQPFMQVRGVAAKEVTGMDKLLVGLTGSTSGAFVNQSGQGKALCSGCTAIALFNQACNAPGFGGGFKSGLRGGSPVTTLVQGDCLRTTLWFNVLSETTLDEFCPDWREQRAQPFTWQQPIKKDQAIAGSSIGLARGLFWQPAHIELSPPDGAGQCSACGRMASQRYRSFLKEKFNFTVNGLWLHPHSPLIQQIKKGQVEWRYMAFSTPAPSWTQIGRLLIEQQVNKQQEGRRVATTVEQARMLSRGRALRLMIGGYRNNQASIIERRHEVLQFNQGWQHAMPVINEIVNLGLEYRKALRTALWIFAEGAKESDIKGAGVALHEKVDPQYYRQSHARVLNLLAQIDYQSPLPQLEQFQTQQQQLCQQLFNDLTAPYAHHPKLICSLAKARRYLMSSLAKLKPQGEHLHGAAV; encoded by the coding sequence ATGAACTTATTGACCGATGACTGGATCCCCGTGCGCCCGCTGAGCGGCGGCGAAGGCCAGCAAATCACCCTACAAACGCTGTTATGTGACGATCGGCGCTGGCTGGTGGCACTGCCGCGTGACGATATGGAAATGGCCACCTTTCAGCTGTTGGTCTGCCTGCTACAAACGCTGTGGATGCCGTCTGACGCGCAGCAGCTGGTCCAGCGGATACGCCAGCCGCTGAGCGCCCGGGAGTTTGCCGATGGCGTTGCCGGTTGGCAACAGGCTTTCGATCTTAACCATCCGCAGCAGCCGTTTATGCAGGTGAGAGGCGTGGCGGCGAAAGAGGTGACCGGGATGGATAAGCTGCTGGTCGGGTTAACCGGTTCAACCAGTGGCGCTTTCGTCAACCAGTCCGGCCAGGGCAAGGCGCTGTGTAGCGGCTGTACGGCGATTGCGTTATTTAACCAGGCCTGTAATGCGCCGGGTTTCGGCGGCGGCTTTAAGAGCGGCCTGCGCGGCGGCTCCCCGGTGACCACGCTGGTACAGGGGGACTGTTTGCGTACCACCCTCTGGTTCAACGTGCTGAGTGAAACCACGCTGGATGAATTCTGCCCTGACTGGCGTGAGCAGCGGGCGCAGCCGTTCACCTGGCAGCAGCCGATAAAAAAAGATCAGGCCATTGCGGGCAGCAGTATCGGCCTGGCGCGCGGGCTGTTCTGGCAGCCCGCCCATATTGAGCTTAGCCCGCCAGACGGCGCGGGCCAGTGCAGCGCCTGTGGGCGTATGGCCAGCCAGCGTTATCGCAGCTTCCTGAAAGAGAAATTCAACTTTACCGTCAATGGCCTGTGGCTGCATCCGCACTCTCCGCTGATCCAGCAAATCAAGAAAGGGCAGGTGGAGTGGCGCTATATGGCGTTCAGTACGCCAGCCCCCTCATGGACGCAGATCGGCCGTCTGCTGATCGAGCAACAGGTCAATAAACAGCAGGAGGGACGCCGGGTGGCGACCACGGTTGAGCAGGCGCGCATGCTGAGCAGGGGGCGGGCATTGCGCCTGATGATCGGCGGCTACCGTAATAACCAGGCTTCAATTATTGAGCGCCGCCATGAGGTGCTGCAGTTTAATCAGGGCTGGCAGCACGCCATGCCGGTGATTAACGAAATTGTTAACCTCGGGCTGGAATACCGCAAGGCGCTGCGCACGGCATTATGGATCTTTGCTGAAGGAGCAAAAGAGAGCGATATCAAGGGGGCTGGCGTTGCGCTGCATGAGAAGGTCGATCCGCAATATTACCGGCAAAGCCATGCGCGGGTGCTGAATTTACTGGCGCAGATTGATTATCAATCGCCGCTGCCACAGCTTGAGCAGTTCCAGACGCAGCAGCAGCAGCTGTGCCAGCAGCTGTTTAACGACCTCACCGCGCCCTATGCCCACCATCCGAAATTAATCTGCTCGCTGGCGAAAGCCAGAAGATATCTGATGAGCAGCCTGGCCAAACTTAAACCGCAAGGAGAACACCTTCATGGAGCAGCCGTTTAA
- the casB gene encoding type I-E CRISPR-associated protein Cse2/CasB has protein sequence MEQPFNAETLYQNWSELDPGSKAKIRRATRPDDLMDIPAFYLLVAPSGWPQHRYALLRMAFCLSAGKIRLSEDKQQSIGRAFAEKGISQPRIFQVIRADYPNDMVQLRRLIIHAEPEVYWPAFARQLYGWYQSDRRKLLEDFVLTTANKPSRKDAK, from the coding sequence ATGGAGCAGCCGTTTAACGCCGAGACGTTATATCAAAACTGGTCAGAGCTTGATCCGGGAAGTAAGGCAAAAATAAGGCGCGCCACGCGGCCGGACGATCTGATGGATATCCCCGCCTTTTATCTGCTGGTGGCTCCCTCCGGCTGGCCGCAGCATCGTTACGCCCTGCTGCGGATGGCGTTTTGCCTTTCGGCCGGAAAGATCAGGCTCAGCGAAGATAAGCAGCAAAGTATTGGCCGCGCATTCGCTGAGAAAGGTATCAGCCAGCCGCGTATTTTTCAGGTGATACGCGCTGATTACCCTAACGATATGGTGCAGCTGCGGCGCTTGATTATTCATGCCGAACCTGAGGTTTACTGGCCCGCTTTCGCCCGGCAGCTGTATGGCTGGTATCAAAGCGATCGGCGTAAATTACTGGAAGATTTTGTTTTAACTACCGCTAACAAGCCATCACGTAAGGACGCTAAATGA